The genomic interval TTCGGCCTGGCCGCGGGCTCGCTGCCGGCGGAGCAGTCAGTCGTGGCGTGGTCTGTAAGGCCACGATGGTTCGCGCGACCGCCTTCATGGAGCACTTCGCGAGCGTGATGGCACCGGGCCTGGAGCACGGGGAGATCGTGCTGAGGCTGCCGCTGCCGGAGGACGTCGCCCTGAAGATGATCTCGGTCAGGGACATCGGCCGGGTCGCCGCCGCGCTCCTGCTCGGCACCGCCAAGGCGCCCGGCGGAGCCGTCGAGCTCGTCGGCGACGAGCTGACGGGTCCCCAGATCGCCGCGGCGTTCGGCGCGCGCGCCGGGCTCCCGGCACGGTACGAGGTCCTCCCGTTGAGCGTGCTTCCCACCGACCTCGACAGGGTGATGTTCCGCGAGTTCGCGAAGGCGGCGGAACACCCCGCGGACCTCGCGGTGGTGCGCTCGATCGAGCCGGCCACCCTGGACCTGGCCGGGTGGATCCGAGCCACCGGCTGGACCGCGCCCACCGACGTGGCCGGTTCCTGAGCCTCCGGCCGCGATGAACGCTCCGCCATCGCGCCCACGGTCTCGGCTCCGGGCACGGCAACGCATCCGCCAGCGGTTGAAGTAGTCACGAAGCTCCCGGGGCGTGCCCGGGGCCGACACCGGCACGCTGGTCGTCGAGAGACCGCCGGTCGACGGCGAGGTGAAGATCCACTGGAACCGGGCCGCCCCGCCACCGGTCACCGTAGAGCGGCCGGGCGGTCCGGTGCCCCGTCGGCGGACGTCGGGAACGGCCGGTGCGCGTCGCCGGCCGGCGTCATCCGTGCGGTGCCCGGCGCTGTGCCGGCCGCACGAAGAACTCCAGCCCCTCCGGGTCGTCCACGGCGGCGGGGGTGACGACGGTGCCGGGGTTCGCGCTCATGAGGATCCGTTTGAACGGGACCTCCAGTTCCTTGCCGGCCCTGGTGTGCGGGACGGCCGGCACCGCCAGGATCTCGTCGGGCACGTGGCGCGGTGCGGCACGCCGCCGGGACGCCCGGCGGATGCGGTCGCGCAGCCCGTCGTCGAGTACGGCGCCCTCGCGGAGCGCGACGAGGCCGGCGGGGTCATGCGGGCTCTGCGTCCGGCTGCCGGTTCAGGCCCAGGAGTTGCGGGGTGCTCACTGCGGCGGCGCAGCGCTCGGCGAAGCCGAGGACCTGGAGGCAGTACTCGCGGCCGACGACGCTGTCGGCGATGCCGTGTGCGGAGCCGGGGAACAGGGCTGCGTCGACGTAGGGTGAACGGGTGCGCAGTGTGTCGGCGAACTCGGCGACGAGGTCAGGCCGGGCAGCCCACAGTGTGTCGAACTCACCCAGCCGGTAGTGGACGGGCACGGTGATCCGTGAGGCGAGGCGTTGCCACTCCCGCGGCCAGCCGCCGACGATCTCCAGCCCCTCGGCCCGTACGACGGGTTCCAGGATGCCCGGCAGGCTGTGCATGCCGATCTGATGGGGGGCCAGTGCCCACCGGGGAGGCGCGGTGATCCTGCCCTGGAGTACCGACATGTCGACGCGTTCCTCGGCCGGGGTGGAATGCCAGGCGTCCACCACGTTTTCCGGCGGCAGTTGGCCGATGTCCGCGACGGCCAGACCGAGCAGCGGCCAGCCCGGCCGTTCCTGGGCGCTCCACAGGGCGGCCAGGTGGATGCCGACTGCGCCGCCGATGGAGCAACCGATCACGACGACCCCGGGCGCGGTCGTGGCATGCCGCTGCCACAGTTCGGCGACGGCCTGGTCGAGCCGTTCCGCGGCGGCCCGCAGCACTCCCGTGTCAGAGCCGGCGGGGAGGCTGAGAGGCTTACTGCCGCCGTAGCCGGGGCGGTCGAGGGCGTAGGCGGGGAATCCGTTGCGTGCAGCCCGCAGGATCTGTGAGTGGCCCGGGATGTCGAACGACCGCGCGGTGGCACCACCGCCGTGCAGGAACACCAGTACGGGCTGGTCGGTGGTTTCGTCCGGCAGTGCGGCGAGGCCGGTCGTCCTGCCGCCGGACAGTGTGATGTCACTGGAAAGGGTCTTCATGGATCACTCCTGGGTGGAGATGCGGTACCGGCGGGGCGTCGCCCTGCGGTACGGACCACCGTATGAGTGCGTGCCGTAGAGTGGCAGTGCAGATGCCAATGAGTGGAACAGGAAGGCTGAGGCATGGCTCAAGCGGTCCCGCCCGGTGAACCGGCTCCGCGGCGCGGGCGCAGGCCCGCGCGGGGTGACGCGGTCGTCGACCGCGCTTTCACACTCCTGGGCGCCTTCGACCCGACCCGCCGGACCCTGTCCCTGGCCGAGCTGACGCGTCTCACGGGTATGCCGCGCAGTACCACCCTGCGCCTGGCGAAGAAACTGGTCGGCACGGGAGCACTGGAACGAGGCGACGACGGCCGGTACGCCATCGGCCTGCGGCTCCTGGAGATTGCCTCGCTGGCACCTCGCGGCCATGGCCTGCGGGCCCTCGCCATGCCGTTCATGGAGGACCTCTTCCACATCACCCGCCAGCATGTCCTGCTGGCCGTCCGTGACGGCGACGAGGCACTGCTGGTCGAACGGCTGTCCGTCCACAACGCCGATCCGGTGCTCTACCGCGTCGGCGGCCGCATGCCGTTGCACTCCACGGGAGTCGGACTGGTTCTGCTCGCCGGCGCACCACCCGCCGAGCAGGAGCGGATCCTGGAGGGTCTCTCCGCCCAGCCCGCCGGGCCGCAGGCGCCGGACGTCACGGAACTGCGCAGGATCCTGGCCGACGTACGACGGGGCGGGTTCGCCACCGTGACGCTGAGCACTCCGTGGCCGCGGACCTCCGTGGCCGCGCCACTCCTGGGCCCCGGCGGCGTCGTCTGCGGCGCCCTGTCCGTGGTCCTGCCGAGCGGGACCGTCGACCACAGGACGATGACGCCCGCCGTCCGCACCTGCGCACGAGCGATCTCCCGCGAACTACGCAGCGGGCCCTGCGAGGACAACCCCGACCACAAGCGCCGGTAACTCGCGGCACCATGTGAGCGGTACGGCGAAGGCGGCGCACGTGATGCTCGGTCCGTTGCGCGCATTCACGCACGGTGCCGGGTGCGGCCCTCTCCCGGGCGCACGTACGGACAACCGCCCGCGCGGCCGGTCGCACCACCATCCTCTTCGCGGCAACGCTGCCCCGCGCGGCGGCGGAGCCGGCGCGCGACACGGCGAGCGTGCTCCGGTCCCCAGCCACGTCCGCGCCGGCCTTCCCGCCCCTCCCTCATCCCAACTCCAGTCCGGGACATGGGCGAACGGCCTCCCTCCACCTCGGCCGAAGCCGTACGCGGCCCTTGGCGCGGGGTCTGTCTGTCCAGCTTCTTGCCGACAGGCCGGGACAGCGGGGAATGAACCCGGCCGGCTCACGGTTGCCGTAACCGAATCTGATTCGGATAACGGAAGGGCAGCTCATGACCGACTCGTCGCGGCGGCACGCACTCCTGGAAGCCCGCTACGGGCAGCAGGCGACGCCGGGGAACATCATCTGGAACGAGCAGATCGAAGCGCTGCTCGCGCACCGCTCGGTGCGCGCGTTCACCGATGAGCCGCTGCCCGAAGGCGCTCTGGAGACGGTGGTGGCGGCCGCCCAGTCGGCGTCCACGTCGTCGAACCTTCACCAGTGGAGTCTCGTGGCCGTCTCGGACCCGGAGACGAAGGCCGAACTCGCGAGGCTGACACACGGCGCGGAGTTCACCGGGTTCGACTTCGTCGCCGAGGCCCCCAGTGTGCTGCTGTGGGTGGCGGACATGTCGCGCAACCACGCGATCAGCGTCGAGCAGGGCGGCAAGCCCGTCGTCACCGACTACGTCGACGCCTTCCTGATGGCGTCGGTCGACGCGGCCCTGGCCGCCCAGAACGGTCTCGTCGCGGCGGAGGCGATCGGACTGGGAGGCGTGTACCTGGGCTCGCTGCGCAACCACGCCAAGGAACTCGCCGACCTGATCGGACTTCCCGCGTACGCCTACGTCGTATTCGGCATGGCCATCGGCACCCCGGACCCGAACCGCCCCAGCGCGGTGCATCCCCGCCCGGCGCAGGACGTCGTGCTGCACCGCGAGCGCTACCGCACACGTCCGACCAAGGAGTGGATCGATGACTACGAGACCGCGTTCAAGGACTTCCGCGCCGAGTACGGACTGCGTGACAAGACATGGAGCCACTCCGTCGTGACGGGCACGGGCCTGGATTACATGGACGGGCGTGAGAACCTGCGTCGTACGCTGGAGGAGCGCGGCTACCTGCTGCGCTGAAGGGCATTCGACGGGAGTGGGGGCGCCGGGCGTGGCCAGGCCGAAGACGCCGTTGTTGTCCGCCGCACGGATCGCGGACGGTGCGATCGAACTCGCCGACCGCACCGGTGACATCCAGATGGTTCAGCTGGCCCGGCACCTCGGCGTCGCCCCGTCCTCCCTCTACTCCCATGTCACGGGCCGGGCGAACGTCATCGACCTCGCCCGGCTGCGGATGCTGGAACGGATGGAACCCCTCGGCCCCGCGCGCGACTGGCGCGAGGCCGTGGCCAACCTCCTGCGCCGGCTCACCGCCCTGTACGCCGGGCACCGGCGCATCCTGCCGCTCCTGTCCACCACCGCGATGGCCTGCGACCGTTCCCTCGCGGTCTACGAGCCGATGTTCACCGCACTGATCGAAGGGGGCTTCCGGCGGGACCAGCTGCGCCTGGTCGTCGCCATGGTCGAGTTCCAGGCGTTCGGTCTCGCCCAGGGACTGCCGGCGCCGGCCATGTCCGACCACATCCGCGAGACCCTTCCCGCCTACACCGCCTCGGTGGACCACTCGCGCTACGACCTGGCCACCGCGACCGAGTTCTCCGTGGCCATGGTCGTCGGCGGGCTGGAAGCGATCCGGGCCCACCCCGGTGGGCCGTGACGCACTCCGGCACACGACGGACCAGCCCTTGACCGCCCCTCCCCGCAGGCACTGAGCAAGGCTTCCCGGGCTGTTCCACATCGCCGAGAGCCGCGACGTCCCGACGCAGGCGCACAAGGTGGTCCGGGCCCGCGACTTCCCCCGTGCGGCGCGGTGGAGCGGGCAGCCCGCGCACACACGGACGGCCCGGCTCCCCTGCACGGCGGCCGCGTCACCGCAGATGCAGATCGACCAAGCACTCAAAGGCGCGGGCAGCCGCGCTGCGGGCGCGGTTGCCGGGCGTGGCCAGCGAGATCGGCCAGTCGAGGTCCGCGCCGGTGACGGGCAGCGAGACGAGCCCGGCATCGGGCTCAGTGCTGCCCCGGGGCAGCAGAGCAACGCCCAGGCCATGACGGACGAAGTCGGCACCGGCTCCGATGGCGGTGATCTCGATGGTGACGTGGCGTCGGAGCCCGGCCGCGGTGAACGCGCGATCCGTCACGGCGCGGTTGCCGTAACCGGAGGGAAAGTCGATGAACGCCTCACCGGCCAACTCCCCGAGCGCCACCCGGTTCCGGTCGGCAAGCCGGTGGCTCGCGGGAACGACGAGGTCCAACGGCATGGCGGTGAGGTCTCTCCACCGCACGCCGGACGGCGGCGAGTCAGGAATCGACACGAACGCGAGGTCGAGCCTGCCCGCAGTGAGCGCCTCGAGGAGCCCGGGCGAGCCGCCGTCTGACGCCGCGGTGGCCAGACGCACGGAGACGGCGGGATGCTCGCGGTGGAAGCGGCCCATCAGCGCCGGCAGGTCGATCACGCCCAGAAAACTCAGTGTCCCGACGGTCAGGGTCCCGCGGACGCCACCGTTGACCTCGTCGACAGCGTCACGTGCGTCCCGCACGGCATCGAGGGCGGCCCGCGCCTTCGGCAGCAACGCGCGTCCCGCGTCCGTAAGACCGACCCGTCTGGAGGTGCGCTCCAGCAGTCTGGAGTGCAGCTCCCCTTCCAGGGCCGCGATCGTCGCCGACACAGCCGACTGCACGATGTGCAGCCGGGCGGCGGCGCGCGTGAAACTCGACTCCTCAGCTACCGCGATAAAACACTCCAACTGGCGCAGTTCCATCCCTCCACCATCTCTCAAACTGATGGCTGCGAACAAAATCGTGCGTTGGACGTGATCCACCGGGGTGCGGAGCATGGAAGGCGTACGAGCCCACTTCTCCGGGAGCCGACCGCCATGACCACCGCACTGTCCGACCCCCGTCACGCCCCCCGCACCCACCGCGAGATCCGGCTGGCGGCCCGCCCCGCCCCGAGGGCGCCGCTCACGGACAGCCTCTTCGAGATCGTCGAGGTCCCGACCCCCTCCCCGCAGCCCGGCCAACTCCTCGTGCGCACCCGGGTGATGAGCGTGGCCGCCGTGATGCGGACGCTCATGGACGAGACGACCGATGTGCCCATGCGCCCCTTCGCGCTCGGCGCTCCGCTGTACGGCCCCGCGATCGGCGAGGTCGTGTCCGCTCCCGGCACCGGGTTCGCCCCCGGCGACCTCGTCCAACACGACCTGGGCTGGCGCGAGTTCGCCCTCCTGGACGCCACCGTCACACAGCGCCTCGAACCCGGCCTGCTGCCCGACTCGGCCGCCTATCTGTCTCAGGGCCCCACCGCCTGGATGGCCGTCACCCGCGGAGCCGAGGTAAGCCCGGGAGACACCGTCTTCGTCAGCGGCGCCGCGGGCGGTGTGGGCTCCCTCGCCGGACAGGCCGCCCGGCTTCGTGGGGCCCTGCGGGTCATCGGCAGCACCGGCTCGCAGCGCAAGGCGGACGTCCTGCGCGAGGAACTCGGCTACGACGCCGTGATCCTCCGCGGCGCGGGACCGATCGAGGAGCAACTGCGCGCCGCGGCTCCGAAAGGCGTCGACGCGGTGATCGACACCGTCGGCGGCGAACAGCTCCAGGCAGCGATCGCCGTGGCGAACCGGGGCGCCCGCATCGGCCTCGTCGGGGCGCTGGGAGTCCAGCTCACGGAATCCGGCACCCCTGCGACGGCCATCGACACCTTCTCTCTACTGACCCGGAGCATCACGTTGCGCGGCACCGTCCTGCACGCGGACCACCTCGACCTGATTCCCGAGTGGCACCACCAGTTCGGCGCCGGACTGCGCGACGGCACGCTCACCTTCCCCCACTCCCGGCTGCACGGCCTGGACAACGCCCCCAGGGCCCTGCGCGAACTGATCGAAGGCCGCCACGTAGGAGCGGTCCTGGTGGAACTGTGAGACAGGAACTCACCGGTTCCCGATTGTCGCTGTTTCCATCCCTCGGGCAGGCGCACGATCCGCGGGTCGTCCCGCACGCCGATGGGGACGGTGCCGTCCTCCTGCGACACGAAGGCGGCGACGGCCCTGAGCATCCCCGCCCGGCCGCCTGCCTACCGGGTCCTGCTTCTTGTGGGACAGCGGTTGGCTCACTGGCGGACTGCTCGGCGGCGGAGTCGGAGAAGGCGATACGGGCGCGGCGAGGGCCGGACGGTGGGGCATCAGGCGACGACCGGGCGCTGGGCGACGAGCTGCGCGAGGTGGGCCTCGCGCAGCTCCTCCCACGGTGAGCAGTTCTCGACCGAGGGCAAACCGTCGGCGGCGATGTCCTCGAGGACGGCGGCGAACTGGGTGTCTGGTGGCCGGCTCCCGTCGACCGCGCCGCAGGAACGGCGGGCCGTCACGCTCGTCATGGCCTGCGTCGGAGTGTTCGTCGCGTACCTGCCGGTGACCACAGTCTCGGTGAGCCTTCCTGCCATCCAGCGGTCCCTGAATACCTCGACCGTTCAGTTGTCCTGGGTCTCCGACGCGTTTGTCCTGCCGATGGCAGCCCTGATCTTGACAGCCGGGGTCTTCGGCGACGTGTACGGCCGCAAGAAGGTCTACCAGGTAGGACTCGCTCTCAGCGGTCTCAGCGGTCTCAGCGGTCTCAGCGGTCTCGTCGCACTGTGTGCGCCGTCCATTCAGGTTCTCTGGGCGGGCCAGGCGCCGGCCGGGCTGGGGTCGGCCGCGTTGCTGCCCACCACTCTTGCCCTGATCAGCCACGCCGTCCCCGACCTGCGTGAGAGGGGCAAGTTCATCGGTGTGTGGGCCACGTTGCTCATGGCCGCTCTGGCGGTGGGCCCGGTCGTCGCCGGCGTCGTCCTCAATCACTTCGCCTGGCGCTGGATCTGTCTCCCTGTCGTCCCCGCGTCGCGGGCGGACGCCGGATTACCGATGAGGCGTCTGCTTTCGGCAGGATGGGTGCATGACCGAGATCCACACACCCCGTCTTCTCCTCCGTAGCTGGCACGACGACGACCTCGTGCCAATGGCGGACATTAACGCGGACCCACGGGTCATGCGCTGGATCGACGACGGCTCGGTGCGCGACCTGGACCACACGGCCGAGGCCATCGAGCGATGGGAGGAGGAGTGGGACGAGGAGGGCTTCGGGCTCTTCGCCGTCGAGCTGCTGGCCTCGGGCGAACTGATCGGCTTCACGGGACTGTCCGTGCCCGAGTTCCTGCCGGAGGTGATGCCCGCCGTGGCGATCAGCTGGCGGCTGGGTTCACAGTTCTGGGACCAGGGGTACGCGTCCGAAGCCGCGCACGCCACGCTGGAGTTTGCGCTTCAGGACCGCGGCCTGGACCGCGTCATCAGCATCAACCGGGTGGGGGACAGTGCCTCCGAGAACGTCATCCGCAAGCTCGGCATGGTGCCCGAGCGGGAGACGGTGCACCCGGTGTACGGCTACCCTCTGCGCGTGCATGCCATCGACCTCACTGAGTTCCAGGCGTAAATCGGCCGAGCCGTCGATCATCGCAGGACAGCCGACCAATGTCCCCACGTCCCCGAGCGCATTGATCGTGACGGTACGGACACGAGGGACAGATAGTGCCCTACCGTCGCTGACCTGCGCTTTCGCGGAATTTCGGACAGAGTCGGCGCCGGGTGGATTCTTCTCACCGGCGGCTGCTCCAGGACCCCTCCACCACACAGGTCTACGACCGGCCCTCGCACCCCCGGCGAGTGGAAGCGGTACGCGCCATCGCCGCCACGTACCAGTTCGACCTCACCGGCGGCCGGCTCCGCGCCCGCAACTACGCTGACGACCTTGCCGACCGGATCCGCGCAGGCGTCGGCTCGGTGCCCGTCCCCGCGGGACGCTGCCACGAAATGAATAACGTCCGCGCCGACGGACACCGCTGCCCGGTATACAACCGCTGCTTCTCCTGCGCCTTCTGCACCACCGACTTCACCCACCTGCCCGAACTGCGCCAACTACGCCGCAGGAGAAGGTCACCGCGATCCACTCGCCGGCCCGGGACGCGGAAGTCGCGGCCGCGGTCACCACCGACTTCCAACTCACCCCGAGATCATCCTCGTCCGGGCCGACCGTGCTTACGCGGGAAAGCTCGGCACCTGGGCAAAGAAGTATCTGAACCTCACGATCAGCACGATCTCCCGGCCCAAGGACACCACCGGATTCGTCGTCCTTCCCCGCCGCTGGGTCGTCGAACGATCGCTCGCCTGGATGATGAACGCCCGCCGGCACGCGCGCGACTACGAGCGGCTCATCCAGCACTCGGAGTCCCTTATCACCTGGGCCGCCATCACCTTGATGACCCGTCGCATCGCCCGCAGAGGACCCCGCACCGGCAGCTGGACGAAGCGGCCCTGACCCAACCTGACACGATGACGGCCGTGAATCCCCAGCCGCACCCCTGCCCCCGGCTCGGTTCCGACCAAGCGGCCTCAGACGTCCGTGCGGCTGTCGGACTCGTTTCCGCGTTGTCCGGAAGCGACCGGTGCGGTGCTGGGTGGTTCTGCCGCCCGCGGTCAGTCCACTCTCAGCAGTGATCTCGACATCACAGTCCTTCTCCCTGATCACGGCATGAGACGTCGTGAGGTGCTTGGTCATGACGGCCGCTTGGCCGAGGTTTTTCGACGTGATCCCGGTAGGGCCTTTTCTCGTGCGTCAGCCAGTGCCGGCGCCGCCGTCCACGCGCAGGATCTGGCCGGTGATGTGGGCGGCGTCCTGGGAGAGCAGGAAGCACACGGCCGCAGCGATGTCGTCGGGACGGCCCAGGCGCCCGGACGGCACGCCTGCGAGGTAGCGCTGCTCGGAGACGGATCCGGCGGGGTTGGCGGCACGGAAGAGTTCCGTTTCGGTCGGGCCGGGGGCGACGGAGTTGACGGTCACTCCGGTGGCGGCGAGTTCGCCGGCCCAGGCCCGGGTGCAGAAGTCCAGTGCTGCCTTGGCCGCTCCGTAGGCGGTGCGCTCCGGTTTCCCCAGGGTCACCAGGCTGGTGATGTTGACGATGCGGCCCCAGCCGTGGGCGGTCATGGAGGGCAGGGCGGCCTGGACGGTCTGGACGGCGACGCGGACGGTGAGGTCGTAGACGGCGTGCAGGTCGTCCAGGCCGACATGGAGAAGGGGTGCGGGCCGGACCAGGCCGACGTTGTTGACGACGGCGTCGACGGGACCGTCGGCCAGGACTGCGCGCAGCGCGTGGTGCGTGGCGGCCGGATCGGACAGGTCGACAGCGTGGAGCTTTCCGGGGAAGGTGTCGAGCGGGGTGCGGGCGAGGCCGATCGGCCGATGGCCCTGCCCGACCAGGCGTTCGGCGATGGCCAGGCCGATGCCGCGCGAGGCTCCGGTGATGAGCACGCGTCGGGGGTTCATGGAGAGGGCGGCCTTTCTTATGTCTGCGGGGCGTGTCCGTACGGGGTTCGTGAGGGCGTGGG from Streptomyces sp. B3I8 carries:
- a CDS encoding alpha/beta hydrolase, with product MKTLSSDITLSGGRTTGLAALPDETTDQPVLVFLHGGGATARSFDIPGHSQILRAARNGFPAYALDRPGYGGSKPLSLPAGSDTGVLRAAAERLDQAVAELWQRHATTAPGVVVIGCSIGGAVGIHLAALWSAQERPGWPLLGLAVADIGQLPPENVVDAWHSTPAEERVDMSVLQGRITAPPRWALAPHQIGMHSLPGILEPVVRAEGLEIVGGWPREWQRLASRITVPVHYRLGEFDTLWAARPDLVAEFADTLRTRSPYVDAALFPGSAHGIADSVVGREYCLQVLGFAERCAAAVSTPQLLGLNRQPDAEPA
- a CDS encoding IclR family transcriptional regulator — translated: MAQAVPPGEPAPRRGRRPARGDAVVDRAFTLLGAFDPTRRTLSLAELTRLTGMPRSTTLRLAKKLVGTGALERGDDGRYAIGLRLLEIASLAPRGHGLRALAMPFMEDLFHITRQHVLLAVRDGDEALLVERLSVHNADPVLYRVGGRMPLHSTGVGLVLLAGAPPAEQERILEGLSAQPAGPQAPDVTELRRILADVRRGGFATVTLSTPWPRTSVAAPLLGPGGVVCGALSVVLPSGTVDHRTMTPAVRTCARAISRELRSGPCEDNPDHKRR
- a CDS encoding NADPH-dependent oxidoreductase, giving the protein MTDSSRRHALLEARYGQQATPGNIIWNEQIEALLAHRSVRAFTDEPLPEGALETVVAAAQSASTSSNLHQWSLVAVSDPETKAELARLTHGAEFTGFDFVAEAPSVLLWVADMSRNHAISVEQGGKPVVTDYVDAFLMASVDAALAAQNGLVAAEAIGLGGVYLGSLRNHAKELADLIGLPAYAYVVFGMAIGTPDPNRPSAVHPRPAQDVVLHRERYRTRPTKEWIDDYETAFKDFRAEYGLRDKTWSHSVVTGTGLDYMDGRENLRRTLEERGYLLR
- a CDS encoding TetR/AcrR family transcriptional regulator, translated to MARPKTPLLSAARIADGAIELADRTGDIQMVQLARHLGVAPSSLYSHVTGRANVIDLARLRMLERMEPLGPARDWREAVANLLRRLTALYAGHRRILPLLSTTAMACDRSLAVYEPMFTALIEGGFRRDQLRLVVAMVEFQAFGLAQGLPAPAMSDHIRETLPAYTASVDHSRYDLATATEFSVAMVVGGLEAIRAHPGGP
- a CDS encoding LysR substrate-binding domain-containing protein produces the protein MELRQLECFIAVAEESSFTRAAARLHIVQSAVSATIAALEGELHSRLLERTSRRVGLTDAGRALLPKARAALDAVRDARDAVDEVNGGVRGTLTVGTLSFLGVIDLPALMGRFHREHPAVSVRLATAASDGGSPGLLEALTAGRLDLAFVSIPDSPPSGVRWRDLTAMPLDLVVPASHRLADRNRVALGELAGEAFIDFPSGYGNRAVTDRAFTAAGLRRHVTIEITAIGAGADFVRHGLGVALLPRGSTEPDAGLVSLPVTGADLDWPISLATPGNRARSAAARAFECLVDLHLR
- a CDS encoding NADP-dependent oxidoreductase; the protein is MTTALSDPRHAPRTHREIRLAARPAPRAPLTDSLFEIVEVPTPSPQPGQLLVRTRVMSVAAVMRTLMDETTDVPMRPFALGAPLYGPAIGEVVSAPGTGFAPGDLVQHDLGWREFALLDATVTQRLEPGLLPDSAAYLSQGPTAWMAVTRGAEVSPGDTVFVSGAAGGVGSLAGQAARLRGALRVIGSTGSQRKADVLREELGYDAVILRGAGPIEEQLRAAAPKGVDAVIDTVGGEQLQAAIAVANRGARIGLVGALGVQLTESGTPATAIDTFSLLTRSITLRGTVLHADHLDLIPEWHHQFGAGLRDGTLTFPHSRLHGLDNAPRALRELIEGRHVGAVLVEL
- a CDS encoding GNAT family N-acetyltransferase; this encodes MTEIHTPRLLLRSWHDDDLVPMADINADPRVMRWIDDGSVRDLDHTAEAIERWEEEWDEEGFGLFAVELLASGELIGFTGLSVPEFLPEVMPAVAISWRLGSQFWDQGYASEAAHATLEFALQDRGLDRVISINRVGDSASENVIRKLGMVPERETVHPVYGYPLRVHAIDLTEFQA
- a CDS encoding DUF6192 family protein produces the protein MHHRLHPPARTAPTTPQEKVTAIHSPARDAEVAAAVTTDFQLTPRSSSSGPTVLTRESSAPGQRSI
- a CDS encoding SDR family oxidoreductase, with the protein product MNPRRVLITGASRGIGLAIAERLVGQGHRPIGLARTPLDTFPGKLHAVDLSDPAATHHALRAVLADGPVDAVVNNVGLVRPAPLLHVGLDDLHAVYDLTVRVAVQTVQAALPSMTAHGWGRIVNITSLVTLGKPERTAYGAAKAALDFCTRAWAGELAATGVTVNSVAPGPTETELFRAANPAGSVSEQRYLAGVPSGRLGRPDDIAAAVCFLLSQDAAHITGQILRVDGGAGTG